The genomic window gcgcggggaaGCCCCTCTGCGGGTGACCAaggccccccggcccccgggccGAGCCCCCGTGGAGCAGAAACTGGGGGGCCCTGGAGCCCCCGAAGCGCcggcgcagccccccgcccgctGGGCCCCTTCCAAGTGGGGGGTCctgccccgccgctgccgctgccggcaccgggaccccccgccTGCCCAGGAACGTCAGCGcctggtgaggaggaggagggggggacacaccccaaaaatggggggggCTTGAAAGGgacccccagctctcccccacCACcaaaatggggagggggaaccACCAGCGGCCCCCAGAGcggtgggaggggagggcggcagcccagggggctggggaggtttgggggctCCCCCGCCCCACACTGACCCCCCCCTTTGTCCcccccaggctgtccccctcCGCCAACCACCTCGCCGCGCCCCCCTGGGTGGCCCCCCTCATCCTGGCCGGGTCCCTGGTTGCCGTCAGCGAGCACTTCCCGAGCCccccggaggaggaggaggaggaggaaggaggagacgcctgagcccccaaaacccccacaccccccgaaccccctttgtgtgtgtgtgtgggggctgagccccccaggGCAGCACCCGCTGCTAGAAGAAGCCATCGCTTTATTGAAGCGCCgtccggggggggggaggggggcacccCCCCAAATTCTGCCCAaaaagggggggcgggggggctccCCTGAGCCCCCACGGGGTGGCAGCCACCGCCCCCGgccttttaaatactttaaaaaaacccaaaaaaaacaaaacaaaaaaccccgaAGCGCTGACAAATCGGTGGCGACataaaggggaagggggggggacaccccgaAAAATTGGGGGGGCATAAGGGGGGGCCCCCCCTAAACGATCATCTCCAGCTGCCGGGCGTATTCGATGACCTGCTTGGCCAGCTCGGTGGAGGGGATGGTGGCGTCCTCCGGCTTCTGCTGCCGGCTGCTGAAGCTGTAATAATTGTTGGGGCCCAGCACCCAACCCCgctgaaaacaacaacaaacaaccaaaaaaagtgggtgggggggggggttggggacacccccagaTTTTTTTAgggcacccccgcccccccaggtACCTTCTTGGCGTAGTCGGTCATCTTCTTGGCCGTGGTGAAGAAGAGGATGCGGGTGGCCTCGTTGAAGAGGATTTTCTCGTAGGCTTTCTCGATGCAGCCGGCGATTTCgtccctgggggggggacacacggtCAGGAAGGGGACGGGGGgtagggacatgggggggggccggggacaTTGGGGGcccagggacactgggggggcGCTCACCGGATGGTGTCCAATAAGATATCGATGAAAAAGGTGTAGCTCTCTGGGGGGCagtgaggaaggggaaagggggacattgggggctcagggacatgggggggtcccagggacaCTTGGGGGCCAGGGACATTgaggggggcttggggacattgAGGGGGCTCACCGGATGGTGTCCAATAAGATATCGATGAAAAGGTGTAGCTCTCCGGGGGGCAGCGaggaaggggacagggggacattgggggcttggggacattggggggtAGGGGCATGGGGGGGcccagggacactgggggggcCCAGGGACATTGGGGGGCCCAGGGACATTGGGGGGCTCACCGGATGGTGTCCGGCAAGATATTGATGAAAAAGGTGTAGCTCTCCGGGGGGCAGCGaggaaggggacagggggacactggggggctCAGGGACATTGGGGGgtagggacatggggggggCCCAGGGACACTTGGGGGCCAGGGACATTgaggggggcttggggacattgAGGGGGGCTCACCAGATGGTGTCCAATAAGATATCGATTAAAAAGGTGTAGCTCTCCAGGGGGGCAGTGaggaaggggacagggggacactggggggcttggggacattgggggggtAGGGACATGGGGGGCCCGGGGACACTTGGGGGGCCCGGGGacattggggggggggctcaCCGGATGGTGTCCAACAAGATGTCGATGAAGAAGGTGTAGCTCTCCGCCGGGATGTTGCCTTTCGCCAGGAAAACCTTGTTGTAGCTGCCCTCCATCAAATACTacgagagaaaaaaaagccGCCTCGCGCCCTgaggacccccaaaaccccctgtacccccccccccaaaaaaccaccccccacCTGCTCGAGGGAGACGGGGTGTTTGATGTAGACGTTGCTCTGGATCTCCTTGGCCGGCAGCCGCTCCAGCTCGGTGTGAAACTCGGCCACCCGGTTCTGCgacagcaggaaaagcaggttCAACCCCAGCAGCTGGTGCTTGTAGGCCGACTCCGGCAGCTCCTCCCTGGGGGGCACGGGCAAAAAGGGGGGGCTGTTGGCAGCTGGGGTGAAAGAGAGGGGCCGCAGacccttcccccccctccaaatTTACTTGTAGTCGAAGTAATAACACTTGAGCTGAGCCATGTAGCGCTCGAAGGAGGGGATGTCCTTCTTCAGGATGCTCCACTGGGCGCCGATCTCCAGGATGTCCCCTGGGAAAAAGGGGGTTACAAAGGGGGTGGGGGTCGCGGAGGCCGTGGGGGGTCGCGGAGGCCGTGGGGGGTCGGTGGGGTCGTGTCCCCCCCGCGGTCGATACTCACGGGCCAGGATGAGCTGCGGCTTGGTCAGCTTGGAGCCGGTGGTGGGCAGGAAGTTGAGGTCCAGCAAGGCcagctgggggggacacggggggacacggggggacacccACACACagacggggggacacgggggacacacacacaaacagaggGGGGACATACAGAGGGGGGGGTACACAAACagaggggggacacggggacacacacacaaacagaggGGGGGGACATACAGAGGGGGGGACACACAAACagagggggggacacacacaaacagagggggggacacggggacacccaCACACAGACAGAGGGGGGGAGACGGGGGGACACAAAcaggggggacatgggacacacacacacaaacagaggGGGACATACAGAAGGAGGGGGGCACAaacgggggggggacacacacacaaacgggggggacacacacacacacacagaagggGGGACACACAAACAGAAGGGGGGACACACAAACGGGGGGGGACACAAACAGAAGGGGGGGAAatgggacacacacacacacaaacagaggGGGGGACATACAgaagggggacacggggggacacggggacacccacacacagacagagggggacacacggggggaCACAAACAgagggggacacggaggggggacacgggggacacacacacacaaacagggGGGACAAacagggagggggacacagggggacatggtggggacacacacaaacagaggggggacacggggggacatgaggggacacaAACGGGGGGGACACAGAGACCCTCAGCCCCCCCGGGGGTGGCAGAGCCCCGGCTCCCGGGCGAAGTTAAGGGGTGACCGGGGGGGATTGGGGTGCCCGGGGGCTGCGCCTCCTGACTCACCCCCGTAATTAAAGCTTCCGGCTGACGAGGCTCCGGCAGCACCGCCCGAGGGCTCAGCCCGGGCCCCCCAAATCAGGGCCCCCCAGCTCCAGGAGCCCCTTCCTCATTCCCAGGGCCCCCTCTTTCCTAGCCCCCTCCAAGGTCTTCCTCACTCCCAGCCCCCCCTCACTCCCAGACCCCCCTCACTCCCAGCCCCCCCTCACTCCCAGCCCCCTCTCACTCCCAGGGCCCCCCTCACTCCCAGCCCCCTCCTTCCAAGGCCTCCCTCACTCCCAGGCCCCCTCACTCCCAGGCCCCCCTCACTCCCAGCCCCCTCACTCCCAGGCCCCCTCTCACTCCCAGGGCCCCCCTCACTCCCAGCCCCCTCCTTCCAAGGCCTCCTCACTCACTCCCAGCCCCCCTCCTTCCAAGGCCTCCCTCACTCCCAGACCCCCCTCACTCCCAGGCCCCCTCACTCCCAGGGCCCCCCCCTCACTCCCAGCCCCCTCACTCCCAGGCCCCCCCTCCTTCCAAGGCCTCCCTCACTCCCAGGCCCCCGCTCCTcacgccccggccccccggcccccgcaccTTGAGGCGGCCCAGGGCCTCCCCGCACTTGCTGAGGTTGGGGCTCTTGCGGCTCCACTCGCCCTTGAGCTGCTCGTACATCCCGGCCGCCGCCTTCAGCCCCCCCGCGCCCTCCGCCCCGTTCACcaccagccccgccgccgccatcgccATGAATCGGCACCCGCGCGCGACACCGCCGCCGCGCCCcacggccgccgccgccgccgccgccgccgccgcgcttGACGGCCGCCGCCGCGTCGCCGTGGCAACGCCGACCGCGGCCAATCGCgccgcggggagggcggggggaggggggggggaggttgcCGGGCGGCGCATGCGCGGAGggcgcgccccgcgccccgcccgcggGGGAGGGTTGCGGCGTGACGTCACCGGGACGTACCGGCCGGGGCGGGTGTGGCGTCATCGTGGCGGGGCTGCCGAGGTGGGGGTGACGTCACGGGGGAGTGAGACATCGGGAAGGCGGGGGCGATGTcgcgggcggggccggcggggggggcggggctggaCGTGACGTCATACTCTGTGTCCAAAAGGGGCGGGTGGGTGACGTCATGAGTGTTGGGGGTGATGTCACAGGCAGGgccggcggggcagcggcggccgggagggggccctggggagggggtggtggcGGTATGACATCACTG from Ciconia boyciana chromosome 33, ASM3463844v1, whole genome shotgun sequence includes these protein-coding regions:
- the PSMD8 gene encoding 26S proteasome non-ATPase regulatory subunit 8, with the protein product MAMAAAGLVVNGAEGAGGLKAAAGMYEQLKGEWSRKSPNLSKCGEALGRLKLALLDLNFLPTTGSKLTKPQLILARDILEIGAQWSILKKDIPSFERYMAQLKCYYFDYKEELPESAYKHQLLGLNLLFLLSQNRVAEFHTELERLPAKEIQSNVYIKHPVSLEQYLMEGSYNKVFLAKGNIPAESYTFFIDILLDTIRDEIAGCIEKAYEKILFNEATRILFFTTAKKMTDYAKKRGWVLGPNNYYSFSSRQQKPEDATIPSTELAKQVIEYARQLEMIV